The Mycobacteriales bacterium genome includes a window with the following:
- a CDS encoding cbb3-type cytochrome c oxidase subunit II, which produces MTLFPVLAGPALLLAAGYAVTVVAPATAKVNTTRTQATREYTKAAVKGRKVYAANGCVQCHTLQRRDAFTDTTTGRAPSGPAEDLNDVPALQGQARYGPDLSCIGDRAPRDANVDALMRYLEDPAAVHHGSAMPSYRFLSGDDLRRLASFLAEHTCDEGTAP; this is translated from the coding sequence ATGACGCTGTTCCCGGTGCTGGCCGGACCCGCGCTGCTGCTCGCCGCCGGGTACGCCGTCACGGTCGTCGCGCCCGCCACCGCGAAGGTCAACACCACCCGCACCCAGGCCACCCGCGAGTACACCAAGGCCGCCGTGAAGGGCCGCAAGGTCTACGCCGCCAACGGCTGCGTCCAGTGCCACACGCTCCAGCGCCGGGACGCGTTCACCGACACCACCACCGGCCGCGCCCCGAGCGGCCCCGCCGAGGACCTCAACGACGTCCCCGCCCTCCAGGGGCAGGCCCGTTACGGCCCGGACCTCTCCTGCATCGGCGACCGCGCCCCCCGGGACGCCAACGTCGACGCGCTGATGCGCTACCTCGAGGACCCGGCGGCGGTCCACCACGGGTCGGCCATGCCGTCGTACCGGTTCCTCTCCGGCGACGACCTGCGCCGCCTGGCGTCGTTCCTGGCGGAGCACACCTGCGACGAGGGGACGGCGCCGTGA
- a CDS encoding NUDIX domain-containing protein, whose protein sequence is MTRRVDKVVAYVVAGGRLLVVTHTDLPLTETGVQVPAGTVRPGEDPADAVLRETREETGHDCFAVRRFLGVEEYRVAPARDETHVRRFFHLDATAPLPETWQSAERHDGRRAPTAFTCWWLPVERGHVLAAGLGARLADLTGY, encoded by the coding sequence CTGACGCGCCGCGTCGACAAGGTCGTCGCGTACGTCGTCGCCGGCGGGCGGCTGCTCGTCGTCACCCACACCGACCTGCCGCTGACCGAGACCGGCGTGCAGGTGCCGGCCGGCACGGTGCGTCCCGGCGAGGACCCGGCCGACGCGGTGCTGCGCGAGACGCGCGAGGAGACCGGCCACGACTGCTTCGCGGTACGCCGCTTCCTGGGTGTCGAGGAGTACCGCGTCGCGCCGGCGCGCGACGAGACGCACGTGCGCCGCTTCTTCCACCTCGACGCGACGGCGCCGCTGCCCGAGACGTGGCAGTCGGCGGAACGCCACGACGGCCGCCGCGCGCCCACGGCGTTCACCTGCTGGTGGCTGCCCGTCGAGCGCGGCCACGTCCTCGCGGCCGGCCTCGGCGCGCGCCTCGCGGACCTCACGGGATACTGA
- a CDS encoding menaquinone biosynthesis decarboxylase: MAYDGLRDFLAHLDKAGELRRVAAKVDPYLEVTEIVQRVTRAGGPALVFDDVLGSPMPLAINVFGTERRMAMALGVGSLDEIGDRIGELVKPELPHGLGGVRDALGKLLSLKSVPPKKVRTAPCQEVVGRGDEVDLYELPALHTWPLDGGAFLNLGLTNTRHPVDGTRNVGMYRLQRHDRRTVGMHWQIHKDSNAHHAVAERRGERLPVAIAFGCDPAVTYAASAPLPGIDEYLFAGFLRGERVELVDCLTVPLQVPANAEIVLEGWLEPGERRPEGPFGDHTGFYTPVEPFPALTVDCLTMRRDPVFQTIVVGRPPQEDQWLGKATERIFLPLIRMTVPEIVDYDLPVEGVFHNCAIVSIEKRYPKHAQKVMNAIWGAGLLSLTKLVVVVDADCDVHDYSEVAWRAFGNVDYAHDLLLSTGPVDHLDHAAYQQFWGGKAGIDATRKLPTEGYARDGGWPPEIEQDPSVVARVDARWREYGL; this comes from the coding sequence GTGGCGTACGACGGCCTGCGCGACTTCCTCGCGCACCTCGACAAGGCGGGCGAGCTCCGCCGCGTCGCGGCGAAGGTCGACCCGTACCTCGAGGTCACCGAGATCGTGCAGCGCGTCACCCGCGCGGGCGGCCCGGCGCTGGTGTTCGACGACGTGCTCGGCTCGCCGATGCCGCTGGCCATCAACGTCTTCGGCACCGAACGCCGCATGGCCATGGCGCTGGGCGTCGGCTCGCTGGACGAGATCGGGGACCGCATCGGCGAGCTGGTGAAGCCGGAGCTGCCGCACGGGCTCGGCGGGGTGCGCGACGCCCTCGGCAAGTTGCTCTCGCTGAAGTCGGTGCCGCCGAAGAAGGTGCGCACCGCGCCGTGCCAGGAGGTGGTCGGGCGCGGCGACGAGGTCGACCTGTACGAGCTGCCGGCGCTGCACACCTGGCCGCTCGACGGCGGCGCGTTCCTCAACCTCGGCCTCACCAACACCCGCCACCCGGTCGACGGCACGCGCAACGTCGGCATGTACCGGCTGCAACGCCACGACCGCCGCACCGTCGGCATGCACTGGCAGATCCACAAGGACTCCAACGCCCACCACGCCGTCGCCGAGCGGCGCGGCGAGCGGCTGCCGGTGGCGATCGCGTTCGGCTGCGACCCGGCGGTCACCTACGCCGCGTCGGCGCCGTTGCCGGGCATCGACGAGTACCTGTTCGCCGGGTTCCTGCGCGGGGAGCGGGTCGAGCTGGTCGACTGCCTCACCGTGCCGCTCCAGGTGCCGGCGAACGCCGAGATCGTGCTGGAGGGCTGGCTGGAGCCGGGGGAGCGCCGGCCGGAGGGGCCGTTCGGCGACCACACCGGGTTCTACACGCCGGTCGAGCCGTTCCCGGCGCTGACCGTCGACTGCCTGACGATGCGCCGCGACCCGGTGTTCCAGACGATCGTCGTCGGCCGGCCGCCGCAGGAGGACCAGTGGCTCGGCAAGGCGACCGAGCGCATCTTCCTGCCGCTGATCCGCATGACCGTGCCGGAGATCGTCGACTACGACCTGCCGGTCGAGGGCGTGTTCCACAACTGCGCGATCGTCTCGATCGAGAAGCGCTACCCGAAGCACGCGCAGAAGGTCATGAACGCCATCTGGGGCGCCGGCCTCCTCTCGCTCACCAAGCTGGTCGTCGTGGTCGACGCCGACTGCGACGTGCACGACTACTCCGAGGTGGCGTGGCGGGCGTTCGGCAACGTCGACTACGCGCACGACCTGCTGCTGTCCACCGGGCCCGTCGACCACCTGGACCACGCTGCGTACCAGCAGTTCTGGGGCGGCAAGGCCGGCATCGACGCGACCCGGAAGCTGCCTACCGAGGGGTACGCGCGCGACGGCGGCTGGCCGCCGGAGATCGAGCAGGACCCCTCCGTCGTGGCGCGGGTGGACGCCCGCTGGCGGGAGTACGGCCTGTGA
- a CDS encoding 4-hydroxybenzoate octaprenyltransferase, whose translation MSTVAEEVAHAGRVRGFLRLVVIEHSVFALPFVLIAVSTATADIDWLAVGYVVVALVAARTFAMAANRVIDRELDARNPRTAQRELVTGALPVSVAYGGMAVALAVFLVAAWALNPLCLALSPVALAPLTLYPYAKRFTWLCHYVLGLAQAMAPIGTYVALRDGIGGVGPGILLGLAVGTWIAGFDLIYACQDIDSDRATGVHSLPARFGAAAALRVSAVTHVATVALLVAYGAATGSVGRIWYAGVALAAAALAYEHAIVKPDDLSRVNRAFFTVNGWIGLGLMLFAAAELVW comes from the coding sequence GTGAGCACCGTCGCCGAGGAGGTGGCGCACGCGGGGCGGGTCAGGGGGTTCCTGCGGCTCGTCGTCATCGAGCACTCGGTGTTCGCGCTGCCGTTCGTCCTCATCGCGGTGTCCACGGCGACGGCCGACATCGACTGGCTCGCCGTCGGCTACGTCGTGGTCGCGCTCGTCGCGGCGCGGACGTTCGCCATGGCGGCCAACCGCGTCATCGACCGCGAGCTCGACGCGCGCAACCCGCGAACGGCGCAGCGCGAGCTGGTCACCGGCGCGCTGCCGGTGTCGGTCGCGTACGGCGGCATGGCCGTCGCGCTGGCGGTGTTCCTCGTCGCCGCGTGGGCGCTGAACCCGCTCTGCCTCGCGCTGTCGCCGGTCGCGCTCGCGCCGCTCACGCTCTACCCGTACGCCAAGCGGTTCACCTGGCTCTGCCACTACGTCCTCGGCCTCGCCCAGGCGATGGCGCCGATCGGGACGTACGTCGCGCTGCGCGACGGCATCGGCGGCGTCGGCCCCGGCATCCTGCTCGGCCTCGCCGTCGGCACGTGGATCGCCGGGTTCGACCTGATCTACGCCTGCCAGGACATCGACAGCGACCGCGCCACCGGCGTCCACTCGCTGCCCGCGCGCTTCGGCGCCGCGGCCGCGCTGCGCGTCTCGGCCGTGACGCACGTCGCGACCGTCGCGCTGCTGGTGGCGTACGGCGCCGCCACGGGCTCGGTCGGCCGCATCTGGTACGCCGGCGTCGCGCTCGCCGCGGCCGCGCTCGCGTACGAGCACGCCATCGTCAAGCCGGACGACCTCTCCCGCGTCAACCGCGCGTTCTTCACCGTCAACGGCTGGATCGGCCTCGGGCTGATGCTCTTCGCCGCCGCGGAGCTCGTGTGGTGA
- a CDS encoding UbiX family flavin prenyltransferase: MRTPYVVGVSGASGTPYAKAVLTALLDAGHPVDLVVSRAARLTLLDETGLAWHDDAASLREWLGRDGGDVRHWGAGDLAAGPSSGSYRTLGMVVVPASTAAVAGIAYGLSKDLLQRAADVTLKERRPLVVVPRETPLHRGHLVSLLALHDAGAVVLPASPAFYTGPTELQQLVDFVAGRVLDALGVEHTLYRRWTGDLGAARERDR; the protein is encoded by the coding sequence GTGAGGACGCCGTACGTCGTCGGGGTCAGCGGCGCGAGCGGCACGCCGTACGCGAAGGCCGTCCTCACGGCGCTGCTCGACGCCGGGCACCCGGTCGACCTGGTCGTCAGCCGCGCGGCGCGGCTGACGCTGCTGGACGAGACGGGGCTGGCCTGGCACGACGACGCGGCGTCGTTGCGGGAGTGGCTGGGGCGCGACGGCGGCGACGTGCGGCACTGGGGCGCCGGCGACCTCGCGGCGGGGCCGAGCAGCGGCTCGTACCGGACGCTCGGGATGGTGGTCGTGCCGGCCAGCACGGCGGCCGTCGCCGGGATCGCCTACGGGCTGTCCAAGGACCTGTTGCAGCGCGCGGCGGACGTGACGTTGAAGGAACGCCGCCCGCTCGTCGTGGTCCCGCGGGAGACGCCGCTGCACCGCGGGCACCTGGTGTCGTTGCTGGCGCTGCACGACGCGGGCGCGGTCGTGCTGCCGGCCAGCCCGGCGTTCTACACGGGGCCGACGGAGCTCCAGCAGCTCGTGGACTTCGTCGCCGGCCGGGTGCTCGACGCGCTCGGCGTCGAGCACACCCTGTACCGGCGGTGGACGGGGGACCTGGGGGCCGCCCGGGAGCGGGACCGTTAG
- a CDS encoding BldC family transcriptional regulator, whose product MDGRDRLMTPGEVATLFRVDPKTVTRWAVAGRIGSVRTPGGHRRFRESEVRALLRGEPRGAIAV is encoded by the coding sequence ATGGACGGCCGCGACCGACTCATGACGCCTGGCGAGGTGGCGACGCTGTTCCGCGTCGACCCCAAGACCGTGACCCGCTGGGCCGTGGCCGGCCGCATCGGGAGCGTCCGTACGCCGGGCGGTCACCGCCGCTTCCGCGAGTCCGAGGTCCGCGCCCTGCTCCGCGGCGAGCCGCGCGGGGCCATCGCCGTCTAA
- a CDS encoding Lrp/AsnC family transcriptional regulator: MPSPEGYASRRPDRPNVDATDRALIAALRANARATFAELARVVGLSAPAVHERVRRLEATGIITGYHAAVAPAALGLGVSALVGIHQSDDVEQDDLAARLSAVPVIEDCWFVAGEEAFVVKVRVPDVDALEHTLGVLRRIPGVARTRTTVVLSTRWEGRVDLGDGAEPAAARPTPPDAE, from the coding sequence GTGCCTAGTCCCGAAGGTTACGCATCCCGCCGCCCCGACCGGCCGAACGTCGACGCCACCGACCGTGCGCTCATCGCCGCGCTGCGCGCCAACGCGCGGGCGACGTTCGCCGAGCTCGCCCGCGTCGTGGGGCTGTCGGCGCCGGCCGTGCACGAGCGGGTCCGGCGGCTCGAAGCGACCGGGATCATCACCGGCTACCACGCGGCCGTGGCCCCGGCCGCGCTCGGCCTCGGCGTGAGCGCGCTGGTCGGCATCCACCAGTCCGACGACGTCGAGCAGGACGACCTCGCCGCCCGCCTGTCGGCGGTGCCGGTGATCGAGGACTGCTGGTTCGTGGCCGGCGAGGAGGCATTCGTCGTGAAGGTCCGCGTCCCCGACGTCGACGCGCTGGAGCACACCCTGGGGGTCCTCCGCCGCATCCCCGGCGTCGCCCGCACCCGCACCACCGTGGTGCTCTCCACCAGGTGGGAAGGCCGCGTCGACCTCGGGGACGGCGCGGAGCCGGCTGCCGCCCGGCCCACCCCGCCGGACGCCGAGTGA
- the mqnE gene encoding aminofutalosine synthase MqnE: MDAGLQRELEQKVRAGERLTYDDGVALYDSDDLVWLGSLAHEVRTRLNGDRVMFNVNRHLNLTNVCTASCAYCSFQRKPGEKDAYTMRVEEAVRLAKAMEGEGLTELHIVNGLHPTLPWRYYPRVLRELKAALPGVALKCFTATEIHFFERLSGMPAEDVLDELIDAGLESLTGGGAEIFDWEVRQHIVDHDTHWEDWSRIHRIAHAKGLRTPATMLYGHIEEPRHRVDHVLRLRELQDETGGFVVFIPLRYQHDRDGDPRNRLQDRTTMATGAEALKTFAVSRLLFDNVPHVKNFWVMHGLTTAALSLSFGADDLDGSVVEYKITHDADRFGTPSTMTRDDLCEVIRDAGFTPVERNTRYEVIRTYDAPVPLAERRAEPQPIWS; this comes from the coding sequence ATGGACGCGGGACTGCAGCGGGAGCTCGAGCAGAAGGTGCGCGCCGGTGAGCGGCTCACCTACGACGACGGCGTCGCCCTCTACGACTCGGACGACCTGGTGTGGCTGGGGTCGCTGGCACACGAGGTGCGGACGCGGCTCAACGGCGACCGGGTGATGTTCAACGTCAACCGGCACCTCAACCTCACCAACGTCTGCACCGCCTCGTGCGCGTACTGCTCGTTCCAGCGCAAGCCCGGCGAGAAGGACGCGTACACGATGCGCGTCGAGGAGGCCGTGCGGCTGGCGAAGGCGATGGAGGGCGAGGGGCTCACGGAGTTGCACATCGTCAACGGCCTGCACCCGACGCTGCCGTGGCGCTACTACCCGCGGGTGCTGCGCGAGCTGAAGGCCGCGCTGCCGGGGGTGGCGTTGAAGTGCTTCACCGCGACCGAGATCCACTTCTTCGAACGCCTCTCCGGCATGCCGGCGGAGGACGTGCTGGACGAGCTGATCGACGCGGGGCTGGAGTCGCTGACCGGCGGCGGCGCGGAGATCTTCGACTGGGAGGTCCGCCAGCACATCGTCGACCACGACACCCACTGGGAGGACTGGTCGCGCATCCACCGGATCGCGCACGCGAAGGGCCTGCGCACGCCGGCGACGATGCTCTACGGCCACATCGAGGAGCCGCGGCACCGGGTCGACCACGTGCTGCGGCTGCGCGAGCTCCAGGACGAGACCGGCGGCTTCGTGGTGTTCATCCCGCTGCGCTACCAGCACGACCGCGACGGCGACCCGCGTAACCGCCTGCAGGACCGGACCACCATGGCGACCGGCGCGGAGGCGCTGAAGACGTTCGCGGTGTCGCGGCTGCTGTTCGACAACGTGCCGCACGTCAAGAACTTCTGGGTCATGCACGGCCTGACGACGGCGGCGCTGTCGCTGTCGTTCGGCGCCGACGACCTCGACGGCTCCGTGGTCGAGTACAAGATCACGCATGACGCCGACCGCTTCGGCACGCCGTCGACGATGACCCGCGACGACCTGTGCGAGGTCATCCGCGACGCCGGCTTCACGCCGGTCGAGCGGAACACGCGCTACGAGGTCATCCGCACCTACGACGCCCCGGTCCCGCTGGCCGAGCGCCGCGCCGAGCCGCAGCCCATCTGGTCGTAG
- a CDS encoding adenylate/guanylate cyclase domain-containing protein — MTGAGNDARELMVDEVARGIVGEPAYTRGAAAEAAGVPFDLATRLWRAMGFAEAADDAVLFTDRDVAALRTARTLVDAGVVDGDGLLALTRAMAQALSRLAVSHAATAAAFVAAIGDLSDPAAEAAAHAAESLVPDVASLLEFVWRRHLAAAAEGALVAAFGEGAADPAVAVGFADLVGFTERSRGATPAELAELVERFERHAAQLVADHGGRVVKTLGDEVLFTTDDAGSAAALGLALAGATTDLGGDVRVGVAYGPVLARLGDVFGPTVNIASRLTGLARPGSLLVDRGAATALRGDARFDVAPLRRQSVRGYSHLAPFRVRPAASL; from the coding sequence GTGACCGGAGCAGGCAACGACGCCCGCGAGCTCATGGTCGATGAGGTCGCGCGCGGCATCGTCGGCGAGCCCGCGTACACGCGCGGCGCGGCGGCCGAGGCGGCGGGGGTGCCGTTCGACCTCGCGACGCGGCTGTGGCGGGCGATGGGGTTCGCGGAGGCGGCGGACGACGCGGTGCTGTTCACCGACCGCGACGTGGCGGCGTTGCGGACGGCGCGGACGCTGGTCGACGCGGGCGTGGTCGACGGCGACGGGCTGCTCGCGCTGACCCGCGCGATGGCGCAGGCGCTGTCGCGGCTCGCCGTCTCGCACGCCGCGACGGCGGCGGCGTTCGTCGCGGCGATCGGCGACCTCAGCGACCCGGCGGCCGAGGCGGCGGCACACGCGGCGGAGAGCCTGGTGCCGGACGTCGCGTCGTTGCTGGAGTTCGTCTGGCGGCGGCACCTCGCGGCGGCGGCCGAGGGCGCGCTGGTGGCGGCGTTCGGCGAGGGGGCGGCCGACCCGGCGGTGGCGGTGGGGTTCGCGGACCTCGTCGGCTTCACCGAACGCAGCCGTGGCGCCACGCCGGCCGAGCTCGCCGAGCTGGTCGAACGCTTCGAGCGCCACGCCGCGCAGCTCGTCGCCGACCACGGCGGGCGGGTCGTGAAGACGCTCGGGGACGAGGTGCTGTTCACGACTGACGACGCCGGAAGCGCTGCGGCCCTGGGCCTCGCGCTCGCCGGAGCCACCACCGACCTCGGCGGCGACGTCCGCGTCGGCGTCGCCTACGGGCCGGTGCTGGCGCGGCTCGGCGACGTGTTCGGGCCGACCGTGAACATCGCCAGCCGGCTCACCGGCCTCGCCCGCCCCGGCTCGCTGCTGGTCGACCGCGGCGCCGCGACGGCGCTGCGCGGCGACGCGCGGTTCGACGTCGCGCCGCTGCGCCGGCAGTCGGTGCGCGGTTATTCCCACCTGGCGCCGTTCCGGGTCCGACCGGCGGCGAGTCTCTAG
- a CDS encoding S8 family peptidase: protein MRRALAVLAAVFAVLPATTASHAAARPAPVNVDRALVTARGTVGVVVVRRPGSGDAAERAVRDLGGTLTRDLPIINGFAARLDAARVPALAAGRGVAHVSLDRRMTVQGTVGTGPVASVYAKAVRADDLAKTGNTGAGVTVALVDTGVADLPDLAGRIVQVETDPLGTKGSCVNLSGEAGCGDSYGHGTFLAGLIAGTGAASGGQYRGVAPGARIVSLKIAGRDGAADVSNVIAAIQWVVSFREKYGIRVLNLSLGTDSTQSYRVDPLNYAVERAWGSGIVVAVSASNRGPGAGTISKPGDDPFVLTVGAVDDRATSGIGDDRLPNFSSRGPTAADGLAKPDVVAPGAHLVSLSAPGSEIATRFPSAMPAPYRRGSGTSMATAVVSGSVALMLAANPALTPDRVKYALTATARPVASTDRMAVGAGMVDVSGALAAPPGVANVGVPPSNGLGSIDASRGTVYVQANDPMGTVVCGLLTTQLLLWDPVVLTGEWTGASWYGASWYGASWYGASWYGASWYGASWYGASWYGASWYGETEGASWYGASWYGASWYGAWE, encoded by the coding sequence ATGCGGCGGGCACTGGCGGTACTGGCGGCGGTCTTCGCCGTCCTTCCGGCAACGACGGCGAGCCACGCCGCCGCGCGACCGGCGCCCGTCAACGTCGACCGCGCCCTGGTGACCGCGCGCGGCACCGTCGGCGTCGTCGTCGTCCGCCGCCCCGGCAGCGGCGACGCCGCCGAACGCGCCGTCCGCGACCTCGGCGGCACGCTCACCCGGGACCTGCCGATCATCAACGGCTTCGCCGCGCGCCTCGACGCCGCGCGCGTGCCCGCCCTCGCCGCGGGCCGCGGCGTCGCGCACGTCTCGCTCGACCGCCGGATGACCGTCCAGGGCACCGTCGGCACGGGCCCGGTCGCCTCCGTCTACGCGAAGGCGGTCCGCGCCGACGACCTCGCCAAGACCGGCAACACCGGCGCCGGCGTCACCGTCGCGCTCGTCGACACCGGCGTCGCCGACCTGCCGGACCTGGCCGGGCGCATCGTGCAGGTCGAGACCGACCCGCTCGGCACCAAGGGCTCCTGCGTCAACCTCTCCGGCGAGGCCGGCTGCGGCGACTCGTACGGCCACGGCACGTTCCTCGCCGGCCTCATCGCCGGCACCGGCGCCGCCTCCGGCGGCCAGTACCGCGGCGTCGCGCCGGGCGCGCGGATCGTCTCGCTGAAGATCGCCGGCCGCGACGGCGCCGCCGACGTCAGCAACGTCATCGCCGCGATCCAGTGGGTCGTGTCGTTCCGCGAGAAGTACGGCATCCGCGTCCTCAACCTCTCGCTCGGCACCGACTCCACGCAGTCGTACCGGGTCGACCCGCTGAACTACGCGGTCGAGCGGGCGTGGGGCTCCGGCATCGTCGTCGCCGTCTCCGCCAGCAACCGCGGCCCCGGTGCGGGCACGATCAGCAAGCCCGGCGACGACCCGTTCGTGCTGACCGTCGGCGCCGTCGACGACCGCGCGACGTCCGGCATCGGCGACGACCGCCTGCCGAACTTCTCCTCGCGCGGGCCGACGGCCGCCGACGGCCTGGCCAAGCCGGACGTCGTCGCGCCGGGCGCGCACCTCGTGTCGCTCAGCGCGCCGGGGTCGGAGATCGCGACGCGGTTCCCGTCGGCCATGCCGGCGCCGTACCGCCGCGGCAGCGGCACCTCGATGGCCACCGCCGTCGTCTCCGGCTCGGTCGCGCTCATGCTGGCGGCCAACCCGGCGCTGACGCCGGACCGGGTGAAGTACGCGCTGACCGCCACCGCGCGGCCCGTCGCCTCCACCGACCGGATGGCCGTCGGTGCCGGCATGGTCGACGTCTCCGGCGCGCTCGCCGCGCCGCCCGGCGTCGCCAACGTCGGCGTGCCGCCGTCCAACGGCCTCGGCAGCATCGACGCGAGCCGCGGCACCGTCTACGTCCAGGCGAACGACCCCATGGGCACCGTCGTCTGCGGCCTGCTCACCACGCAGCTCCTGCTGTGGGACCCGGTGGTCCTCACCGGCGAGTGGACCGGCGCGAGCTGGTACGGCGCGAGCTGGTACGGCGCGAGCTGGTACGGGGCGAGCTGGTATGGCGCGAGCTGGTATGGCGCCAGCTGGTACGGGGCGAGCTGGTACGGCGCGAGCTGGTACGGCGAGACGGAAGGCGCGAGCTGGTACGGGGCCAGCTGGTACGGGGCCAGCTGGTACGGGGCATGGGAGTGA